The segment CACTTTGCATCGTATAATTGTATTTGTATTCATGGTTAGAGGCTTAAagctaaaattaataaatcacGAAATAAGAATATTCTTATTCTCACCCATtataaaaaagagaatattATTATGTTctgtttatattttatcatttgagaaaaatatgaaaatatgtgACAAAGAAGATTTGATGGCATTTGCTGGAAGCTAGACCCACGAATAAAGAAGAAGCATAAGGACTCTTGATGTCATCTGTTCCCCCAACTTCATTATTCCAGTGCCAATTAAAATGGGTAAATCTTCTTTTTTACTGCAACGAAATTAATAATTTCTCatatctaacctatactaaaagagTTATATGAGCATCAGAGAGTGTGTCCACGTAGGACAATTAAATCATCCAATCAGAGAACAGCTCTCCGCCACGTCAGATACGCAtgacaaattttaattttctcaaaatcgaaTCTCGATCCCTTTCTCTTCGTCTTCTCCGTCTGCTATTTTAGATCGAAACCGTGTTCGACTGGTCTTGCAGCGACGAATCACCCGCGAGGCATAGTCTTATCTTCCGCGGTTTGATCCATGTGCTGTACGCAGGGTCGGCAAGAGCCTCGCACGATGAATCGACAGAAGAAGCTATTGAGTTTGCGACTCAGCAGGGGAAAGAGAAGGAGCTGTGCAAGACTGGAGACTCCGTTGTTGCTCTACTCCAAGTTGGGAACGCTTCCCTAATCAAGATCTTGACCGTTAAGTGATGATGATTAGGAAAAATCCCGTTTTTGGCGTCTGGCGTTTGGAGGAAACGCAACTATATACGTTTTTcttaatatgaattttattcAAGATTTGTGATTAAAATCTTGAGATAGAAAACTCAAATTCTATTTCTTGATAATTACAACTGTGGTGACCCGTGTGAATCCACTTACGGTTTTTCTTTCTTCTGGATTTCTATTGGTTGTATGGAACTAATGAATCGTACACGTATCTCTActatcatgattttttttttgttttggtgaaGTTTGATGCTTTGGTTGCAGCCCTTCCGTTATCAGACTGAGGTGAAGAAACTCAGTTGAAAAGAATTGCTGAACTCCTGGTATTGATAAATAAATCATTGCATGTTCCCTTCTATGCTATTTTTCTTCAGGTGGAAAATGATGTTATTGGCCAAGAGCTCTCTAACGATTTACATCTATTCTGATCCAACTGCTGCGGAACGTTTGTATCAAAGAAAGATGTCATGTAGAAAAAGGTATGTTAAACAGTTTACTCTCTCCTTATATTCTAAACTAAAACCTCGGAATATAATTTTAGTTGTTTATCTTTGCTTTATTTCAGTCATCAGCTGGGCAAGCACAAGGTTTAACAACCACTAAACCACTCAGTTGAGACAGTAGGATCTCTTTCGTGTTGATCATACAAGGTATGTTGCTAGGCtgagatttttatatttttctgtgaGAATAAATGtagtatgaaaaaaaattaaccaatccCTAACACTTATAACAAACTTCACTATATCCCTCTCTATTTGTTACCAACTCAAATCACTTTTACTATGTCATTGAAGCTTGCGATATAGAGCTAGAAGACAAAGCCATAGAAGTAGCAGAGCTGAAAACAGAGAGGTAGAGCTAGAGAGAATTACAAGGCTGAAGCATGTAGAGGCAGACATATCCCCAGCTAAAAGTTAACGATGCAAAGCGGAGGCTGATTGGTCGATTATTAAGGACATGGACAATATTCAAACGCTGGATGCAAAATTGTTTTCAGTATTTTATTTGCTAACGCCACCGTGAGTTTATTATTACCTCCATCACCTTATCTCTTAGAGTtacatagatttttttatttctttctctaaAACAGAAGCTTATCATTCATTGTTCCTAATATTGACcactctcttttgtttttctttgtttcaggTATGTGCAGGTTGCAGAGTTTAAATGCCTACTCGGTGTTAAAGCTAATACCAAAGAATGAATACTATAACAAAACTCTCCAGCTTCCAAAAGAATTTGATGCTACAACCGCTTGGTGACAGTGCACCAGTGTTGGAAGGATCCTAGGTTAGTCTTAGATTCCATTATCTGTGCCTCTATTCATTGTCTTGAAAAATATGATATACTGGTTCTTCTTCTTAAGTTCTGTATCTAATTCTCTCATTGAGTATCACACTAAAGATCAGGTAAAACTTTGCTTGCTAGGTTTTTATATTCATTAGTGTCTTCTAACAATTTCCAATTTCCAACAAGACAAAAATTGATGATTGCTAGCATCTTTCTATCAGAAAGATTAATATGGTGTCCAGAACATCATTTAGATAGTAATCGTCTATACACTTAAGTCTATGTGGTTTTATTCCGAAATCAGTTGTAAGAAGATACTGTTGTGGTCGCTTCTTTTCAGAGTACTGTAGTAAAGGTTCTTCTCGACATGTGCAGGTGCTTTTTTATACAACTAAATAAATGTCTAATACCAACCCGAGGATGCTGTACATTGACAATGTTGATGATGAAACGGAAGATTCCGAGGACGATTTAGATGAGAACTTTCATGGGGATGACATGCCTGCATCCCACTGCAATGTCGACGAGTTTGActagaaaaaaattatcattattttttatatctcTGTTCAGGGGAAGAGAAAGATTTGGCTCAACAGATGCcgccaacatatttttttatcctTCTTTTCGCTTCGGTACTTCCACAACACATATTCTATAATTGTTAGTTTGTTTTTCTCTCCTCAGGTCTCATTCATCTTCTGTCTATTTGGAAATTAAACTTACTGAAGAAGTTGCAAGGGATAAGCAAAGTTGCTTCTTCTTCAGGAAACAAGTAAGCATCACCTCCTCTCTGAGAAATGTTTCATTGTTTCTTCGACTTTGGATCAATTTTCCGGAGGTTTTAACACTTTCACTGAAATTTTTTAAGGTTAGGTTGCAAGAAACACTGACACCAAAGAAGTTGCTTATTCTAGCTCTTCAGGAAGCTGAGAGAAATggaaatatcatatatattatctGCCTTATCCGTGAGTACACTTATGGCTTCCACTCACACTTTAATTAGTGTTCCAGAATTAGTTTGGGGCTTTATGTTAACTGCTATTGGTTACAGGTGTGGAGGATTCAGAGGATGAGGACCATACTTCTCAGGTAGGTTCTTACATTACtacttaacaatttttttacctTAGAGCTGAGAACCTTTTTTTAACAATATGAACCTTTGTGCCCAcgtatgtaaaaataaatactgTCCAACCCCTTCTTTTGTTTAGTCATGTGTTCTCCAAAGTACAAAGTTGTGAAAAGACGTTCCCATTATCGAGGAGATACGTCATACATGTTCCATCTATCTATTATGCTTCCCTCTGGTATTAGTTGTTTTGTTTCCATGATCAGGTGGCTAAGCGTTGATGCTTTTTGATCAGGTGGCTAAGCATTGATGCTCACTGCAGGTTTCAACTGAATCACTTTGGTTTACTCCAAAAGAGAGGTATTAGCTTATAACTACTATACACTGTGCTCTTTGGTGTCTGAAGGAAAGAAATCTACTCTCaggtatatatttaaatatatggttTCTGTAGCAATTTAAAATTGGATTCATATAGTTTTAAGCACACAACACATATGCTAATTTGAAGGTTCATCGCAATGGAACTCTATAATGTCTGAGAGGTCCTCTATAGTTCCATCGTCAGGCTTCCCAAGTTTAATCTTTCTCCAAGGTATAAGTATTTtcactattatatttttaaatttcactaTCTTTTTATCTATGTAGTAGCATATTGAAAACCCAATGTGATAAGAATCTCTCATTCTGTGAATTCAAAAAGTTTCCATATGGCGGAAGGGATGTAACACTTCTGAAGTCATTTGAGTTCCAAGACCTATATTCATGTGGTCAGTTTTTACCGTTTCAAGTTTCAACAGTGGTCACTCCACTTTGGATCAGCTTGCATTCAGTTACATGCCAGTTAAGTTCAAGTTTCTTCGTGCAAGAGCGTGCACCCGAACATCACCTCTCAATTTAGCTATAGAGATTCTGAAATGGAGTGAGGAGAGAACAAACATATGCGTGATGTATACTCTATGTCCAGTACTTATCAAGTTCTTCTCAAATCAGTGTATTCACATTAAAAACAAGTCTAATGTAAATAGTCACCACTATCTGGAGTAGAGATTCTTACACATTGATCTTAATTGTTTGAGATTCAGTTCAGCGCATTCATTTCTTTTTTGAACTTGACCATTGAAACTCTTCGCAACTAAACCATGACTTGAACCCCTCTAACCATCGactgttctctttttttttgtgactaATCGACTGTTCTATAATGAATGCTGACATTAACATTTTAACAATCTGTGAAACAAAACAACTCATCCTTCGTAAGTAATCCTGTTGAGCAGCATGAATCAtgaactaataaaatatttttttttttgtgcaacattAGTTATCTACTTAATTAACTTCATTTGGTAACTAAatgtctttttaaaaaaaaaaattctctcgCAAGTTATCATGTAAATACCATATGTTTTGAACCAAGTGTTGTCCAAGGTTGAGTCCTCACAAAAAGAGTACGAAATATGAGGAAACCATAAGAGAAGACAAAttaataccacattaaacaacaACATGTCAACGTTTTTCATTTATGttcacaaaaaattaaaaaaagtttaaaaatcgCAAAAATGTATGAAgtttaacaaaaacaataaaaactaaagttaattagaagtaagaaaaaaactaataatgACAGAAATTTTACGGAAATAAAAATCAATGAAGTTATATCGAATTAGAATGTGATATTAATTCAAAACAATTAATGTTTttactaaaaatgaaaatatgaaaataatggtTTTGGATCATAATTTTGGAccgaaaatatattataaattccCCTAAACAATTAAATAGATGAATTAATCCTTAATATTGTAATCAagcatataagaaaaaacattacGTTAGAACGTATATAAACattacaaaagataaaagatagtatctgtaaaattaaatagtatttagtggtaaaagtaaaataaattgaGAATATCTAGATTATGTTTTTACACTGATTTTAATcaatgaataatattttaactataGTTAGATTGTCAAATATTATcctgtttataataaaaatataatatattatataataataattttgtagaatttttagttaatttaactCATAcaacattttttcaaaaattgttttaattttttgtatgaaattgttttttaagttaaaaaaataccATTTAGTTTATTTAAAACAATGAATAGATAAATTAGGTATACTTATTATCAAACAAATAGTAAAAAGAGGATATAAGTTTTAGATAGAGTGTCCATGTAGGCGAACATAATCGGCCAATGAGAAACTACATTTTTGTCATGTCACCTCctatatttgttttacaaaatgatcctttaattttttacttaaaaaattataattgaaattattttttagtgaaaatatattatttacataaatataattataatttttatttacataatagtttgtaaataaatatttagtgtaaataatatcataattttataaaatactaaaataaattgggttggttttcaactttcacaaataaaaagtattatttgtaaacttagaaaagaataaatcaagaatattcttttcaggagagaaaatagaaaaatacatcggAGACAAATTCATCTCTATTATgaaatttctctattttagagaaaaaaataaaaaaatacattggagatggtctaaggcatggctgacgtaaatgatcgacgttgagatttcagcttttctgattcttactattctaatgttttaatataatttgaatattccctttgctttataatataatggtttaaaattattttttgtttcactatataaattgtttttatatttcaatgtaactttatatttattagatattgtgttgccaattaaattatataaactactgtgtaattgattaaatttatatattaaatgacagttttctaaaataataacttttgaatattttttcaaaaaaacatttaactattacagattttaattaaaactggaGGATATAAGCCTCAGATAGAGTATCCACGTAGGCTAAAATAATCGGCCAatgagaaactatatttttgccatgtcacttcctctatttgtttttacaaaatgatcctttaactttttacttaaataattatatttttttacataatagtttgtaaagaaatatttagtgtaaataatatcataattttataaaatgctAAAATAAATTGGGCTGGTTTTCacctttcacaaataaaaaatattatttgtaaacttagaaaagaatatatcaaaaatattcttttaggagagaaaatataaaaatatatcggagacaaatccatctctattatgaaattcttctattttagaaaaataatagaggaatacattggagatggtctaagacaTGGCCGACGTAGATGATCGACAttgagatttcagcttttctgatttttactattctaatgtttcaatataattttaatattctctttgctttataatataatggtttaaaagtattttttgttttactatataaattgtttttatatttcaatgtaactttatatttattggatattgtgtggccaattaaattatgtaaattattatgtaattgatcaaatttatatattaaatgacagttttctaaagtaataacttttaaatattacagattttaattaaaactgattacattttgaaacaaatagagtaatctataaactaactTTATATAGATATGAAGACAAAATTGTAAAGTGGTCTCACCTTGAACTTTTCTTATTCTGTGCATTCCTAATTGAAATGTGATAATAAACatctaatattatattactctGAATATATTAGAAATGGTCGAACAGAAAACCAATTAACGATGATGTAAGGAAGACATAAAAATGTATTTCtaattatcacaaatatagaatcaattgacaacaacttaattatgtccAGCGTAAGACAACCGAGAAGAGTTTCCTTacattctaatattataatatctcactatattagtggctaaatcagttttctctagCATAAATACTCACTTCATTCTTGGAGTTTAAGCTTTTCTATctgatgatattagtagtttgatccaaaaaaaacgATCGAACGGTACATTGTAATTGGagaatgaaaacaaacaaaaatcaagcGGAGACTTTTCAGGTATATGAACAAAAATTAGAAATCGCAATTCTCTGCAGTTAAAGAATAAggcaataaaattgtaaaaatacaaaataaaacaaaaaatatacaaagaaagaaagatttagcaaaataaaatcataatataattttcataaattatagTGCTCAGTTAAACTAAAAAGTCTAAATCtacaacatacacagttttatttacatctttaaacctattatctaattaaaatgattctacAAAAAGTGCCATCACGAAGAGTtagaaaatatatgataaaatataatatataacgttaaaatacattatcacttatcactaaaaaatcatgttagtagtaataaaaatgaaatgacaacacatttattaaaaccatagaataacacgcaacaaggtgttattaaatatacaaactaaaaattaaatatgctcaatgaaaacataaataaaaatgaggcatcatatttggatatatttaaaattattaaatatattatattcttgataattttaaaattacttaaaaagaaactacattattaaaaaaataatatacaaatataactaAAGCAATTTTGGTAacgtcaaaataaaaaataaataaaaaatatattatgttaataaaataggttttagattttaaagacttatAATTCATGtaaaattacaaaattcaaaattttttattacaattaatattttaccattagatatattaaaataatattctagatcgatatcCAATTGTCAGTTTTtaactattacacgtaaaaaatattattacgtacgctttttttgaaaaggaggttttatattttaagtaagttattggagtactttttcttttcgtgaATTTATTCGATATGAGATTTCGATCTTTTAgaataagataatttatgttctatacataaatattttttttttacataactctaaaatctcgaacttgattcttcatattttattagttaattgtattacatataatagaaatacttacttccaactaaaaatatataaaaaatgaaatttaaaaattagttatatataatttaatataaaaattcacatacaaataaaaatgataaatgtaacaaatttaaatatattatccgcgcgtagtgCGGAGAAAAAATCTAGTGAGCATAATAATAATAGATCAAGCTACTCGAAGCTAAGTTAAATAATCCaggaaatctatactatactaaaagggggatataagccatggagagggtgtccacataggatagaaaaatcaaccaatcagaaaacccgaaattgccatgtcatctcatttacttttcgtaaaaaataaaaaaaacaatgcgaaggtgagaatcgaacccgggttagtatgatatatatataggacagttaccactaagccattgaaacattcttggacacatatacaagaaccactaagtatataatcacaaactcttatgtacatttacaataatataaattcaactttcaagactccgatactttgttttgtaaaaaaaaaataagtaagtgactaagctaatatattcttagaaagtgtgagaacgttgacaaatatgaaaaagcatagatttttgttttcgtgacaaagttaagaattttgtaaaagtaagtttaacatataaattttcgtgacaaatatgaaaaagcataggaaacaattaaaatatacttctctaatgtcttaataaaatattatttaagggtgtaataattaaatatattaattcaataaattttgtaatttatagacaaaacaataacacaacaaattttgaaacatttgtttaacctatcgatttttttcatgagaatccaactaaacaagataaaaaaaataattagatttacaaatatttaattaccattttattcaattttgattaatttcaaattgtcataatgtatctttttgaagttacaaatatgaaaaagcatagatttttgtacaatttgacaaaacaactcaaaacatatttttataatgtcttaataaaatattatttaaggatgcaataattaaatatattaattcaacaaattttataatttatagacaaacaaataccacaaatttttttaaaacatttgtttaaccaatcgattttttttttcatgagaatccaactaaacaattagattaacaaatatttaattaccattttattcaattttgattcatttcaaattgtaataatgtatctttttgaagttacaaaaaaaataatgttctttctttattaaactaacattatatatagattctatatacacaaaataaatataatataacaacataagcttgctttcctagattcatatgaaaactttttaagttatccacaaaagcaaattaattaaatcaatgaaattgttaaaatacagcaaattaatatataattttattttcaattaaattatttaaaaagtgtattttcgttcaaacaaaataataaataagtaaaactgatttgatggtaatttttatgatatatatatatatatatatatatatatataatatcaattctgtgaaagaaatagaagtttaataaaaaaaatcttaaatacaaaaacctctaaaaagtaacaaaaaaactaataaattaaactatgatatcacttaaaagcttcttagaccatattaataaaatatttaagtgataataatacaaatttgatttttttccagcaaaagtttattattaattagcatcagttatttcaagatgtttaagaaatggtggacaaaaaaataggatggacattaatgatatatgaactatgaatagtactttgtgaagcagacttagataacatatctgcatatccatttccagtcctttttgatgcctaaattcaatttcttcagagtagttattccacaagtagatcatatgagatattgttttgatatgtagatttgtttttttaatgttaagaagattgataactgtaaaaatgtctccttcgaatatgatatgtctataaccgagtccccaacatgaaacaagtttgtttaaaaagtaaataattttatttttcttatattatataatcaatatatattatttactgataataaaaatatagttattcttctatcacaaatatctatgcaaatatgtgaatcaagtacaacaatcaaacaacataatgattttcataaagaaaatttaaaaagtatatttatgttatgtagtcatattttatattctttaaataatgtaatacaatattatacattattttttttagaattgagaaatacatatatcagttagacaaattaagcgataattaaacaaatttgatttttattttgtgagcaaaaagtttattattaattagcattacttatttcaagatgtttaagaaatgatggacaaaaaaataggatggacataaatgatatatgaactataaatagtttttttaaagctgacttagataacacatatgcacattcatttccagtcttttttgatgcataaattcaatttcttcagagcagttattccacaaagagatcgtatgagatattgttttgatattcagatttgtttcttaattgttaagaagattgataagtgtaaaaatgtttcattcgaatatgatatgtctataaccgagtccccaacatgagacaagtttgttaaaaagtaaataatttcatttttcttatattatataataaatatatattatttactgataataaaaatatagttattcatctatcacaaatatctatgcaaatatgtgaattaagtacaacaatcaaacaacataatgattttcacaaagaaaaaataaaaaatatatttatgttatgtagtcttattttatattctttaaataatataatacaatattatacattattttttagaattgtgaaatacatataatatattatccgcgcgtagcgcggttaaaaaatctagtgtaattaatattattttattcttctATGTTACAGTATTTATTAAATCGAGTATTCAAACTCAAATATGTTCACTTTGTAGTTTAGTAGTTTACCAAACATACTATTCTTTTTTCATTTAATGTTCAGTTTCTGGGAACAACAAAGTGATCGAAACCAATTACATGCCCATGCTTGAAAGCGAAACACGCTTTGGACTTTCTTTTGCTTCATCGTATATTGCCTTACTTCATTACatataatgttttcattttaatatacaaaacaaagtacttaacatcaagaaaataattaaaaatgttaaaagttcaccaaaaaataaaataaaggaaTTATAAGAAATCTTAACAAATTTTGGAAGGATACACTCTATTAGACTTGTACATTAAATAATGGTacctttaaatattttattctaaGATTTTTCTTTGCATAATCTAACAAAGCATAGAATTTAAATACAGTATGTGGTTTCGTTGTGATAAGTCAAAGATGATATGGGTGGTCATCAAATCAACTTGGGACCTTTTTAGATAGGATGACTTACTGAAGATAGTATTGAATTTGGAAAGGCGATAACTCTTAAACTATGTTTCTTTGCGTCTATAATTTCATGTTCACAACAATAGCGGAAGAGTAAAAAACTATTCAACAAAACTAGACTTGAATTTGATGAACGTCCTCCAAGATTAATCTCTCCAATTAATGAACATTCTCAcatgtttttttctcttatgATGGGTCACTAATCTTATtgaaacaaataattattttgtgcAAGAACTCTTATACACCATAATTCTTTGCGTGTTTATATAATTCTTGTTCATAACAATAAATGTATATCAGTATATAAGTGAAACACACTAATCAACAGAACTAGACTTGAATTTGGTGAACATCCTCCAACAATCTATCCCCATTAATGGTTTCACAACTCTCTACATGTTGCAGAAACTCCATTACCACCGGGTCGGTCCAAGGAGCTCCGTTTGGAGCTCCTTCACCTGCCACCCACCCCAAATGCCCTCCTCTTGGTGTTACTATCAGCATGCAGTTAGGGTTTGCCTGTCACTTTTAGTTGTTAGATAGACTTAAAAAAACACATAACTTTTAACTGAATAAAGAGCCTTTGATCATTGTCTCTTACCTTGATGTCTTCTCGAGGGATCCCTCTATCAGGTGCAATCGGGTCGTTTGCTGCCTGAATGCAAAGCAAAGGCGTACGGACATGTTTGATCGCTTTTGAGCTGCTCGacttggaatagtactcatctacTGTCTTGAAACAAAATGATACTGTTACATGGAAAAAAGGTTTGTTATACATCATTGCAGCTGTGTGCCCTCAAGATTCTTTATATGCAACTAACCTCGAGTTAAGCCTTCATCGAAGTCCCTAACAGTGTCAGCATTTGCAGCCATGGGAATGTTGAACCCACCTCCTATATCTTCAAAAAGAAGAGAATGTCTGCAGAAAGGGATAAACTAAAAATGTGACAATAATGACTAAACCAACCAGAAGAAACCCAAACAGAAGGAAACGAACAACTACTTGCTAAAGATTCTACGAAGAGATCTCGACAATGCCTTGTCATAAACATTGTTAAAACCCTTGTGGAAATCTTCATCCGCTATAACCAAATCAAAAGGGTTGCACAAGGAAACAGCAGCAGAGAGAGTGCAGTTATGAGACTCCTGAGCAACACAGAAGAACAAGGTAACTTTACAAAATCATCTTACATTGATCATTGGGAGggttacaaaaaaagaagaagaaggctaaACCTGACCGAGATAGTTAACAAGAATGTTGCCACCAAGAGACCATCCTGCTGCATACAAGTTAGCTCTAGGGAATCTAGCACCAACATGAGCAATCACTTCACTTATGTCTCCTAAAAACGAAGCCGAGTAGAACTGCATACACACTTCAGTCTACCAACAAGAAGCTAACTCATCAATGATGAAAGAGTAGAGAAGTCAAAACCTGAGGAGTAGTAACAGGACTGTCTCCACAACCTCTGCTATTAAACACCACACAACGCCATTTCTTACTTCGAGCTCGTAACAACATGTGTCTCACATAAGAATCTTGGCTTCCTCCAGTCAAACCTGGCTgcccatttttaa is part of the Brassica rapa cultivar Chiifu-401-42 chromosome A09, CAAS_Brap_v3.01, whole genome shotgun sequence genome and harbors:
- the LOC103840994 gene encoding embryogenesis-associated protein EMB8, whose amino-acid sequence is MARLAFASSPPLASARTLRRHFSIFAAVNPKTSEMPRLHHASLEVIGGGTDRFLPPLKDTLSKPYDAFPLIGFNRHVETIYAAFYRSVPFVRLRRECLRTKDNGSVALDWVAGDDSSLPSESPILILLPGLTGGSQDSYVRHMLLRARSKKWRCVVFNSRGCGDSPVTTPQFYSASFLGDISEVIAHVGARFPRANLYAAGWSLGGNILVNYLGQESHNCTLSAAVSLCNPFDLVIADEDFHKGFNNVYDKALSRSLRRIFSKHSLLFEDIGGGFNIPMAANADTVRDFDEGLTRVSFCFKTVDEYYSKSSSSKAIKHVRTPLLCIQAANDPIAPDRGIPREDIKANPNCMLIVTPRGGHLGWVAGEGAPNGAPWTDPVVMEFLQHVESCETINGDRLLEDVHQIQV